In a single window of the Streptomyces sp. NBC_00094 genome:
- a CDS encoding alpha/beta hydrolase: protein MSIRVRMTVLAVTGLLVAGCTSGGSGAPTAAPTSTPPTTTDAKPPEPSAPAAPPALPAALTGQRPDWKRCPAPESGQRPGSEWRCATVKVPLDHAKPDGATIPVALVRKEATDRSSRVGSLLFNFGGPGASGVDILPRAAEEYGKLGERYDLVGFDPRGVGGSAGVVCRDDAEQAAAEASVDLTPDTAAEEAAYLKDSAAFGAGCARRSGTVLPYTTTSATARDLDLIRQVLGDEKLHYFGMSYGTQLGGTYAHLFPKNVGRLVLDAVVDPTADTAGHARHQTIGFQRALDNYLKSTGQDPKAGTERITRLLRKLDREPLTVGERRLTEGLALTGIAVTLYGQANWSLLTQALEEAERGSGRTLLQLADWYNDRDEKGHYATQSHSQRAISCADSSERPTAAQAKALIPEFRGLSPVFGAFLAWDTAGWCADWPVKGERSTPQASAPGAAPILVVGTTGDPATPYEGAEKMAKELGEGVGVLVTNKGEGHGAYGTSPCVTKKVDAYFLKGTVPAYGTTCG from the coding sequence ATGTCCATACGTGTACGCATGACGGTGCTGGCCGTGACCGGACTCCTCGTCGCGGGCTGTACGAGCGGTGGGAGCGGGGCCCCGACGGCCGCCCCCACCTCCACCCCGCCGACGACCACCGACGCCAAGCCCCCGGAGCCTTCCGCGCCCGCCGCGCCCCCCGCGCTGCCGGCCGCCCTCACGGGCCAGCGCCCCGACTGGAAGCGCTGCCCCGCCCCGGAGTCGGGTCAGCGGCCCGGCTCCGAGTGGCGCTGCGCGACGGTGAAGGTGCCGCTCGACCACGCGAAGCCCGACGGCGCGACGATCCCGGTCGCGCTGGTCCGCAAGGAGGCGACCGACCGGAGCTCCCGCGTCGGCTCGCTCCTCTTCAACTTCGGCGGCCCCGGCGCCTCCGGCGTCGACATCCTGCCCCGGGCCGCCGAGGAGTACGGGAAGCTCGGCGAGCGCTACGACCTCGTCGGCTTCGACCCGCGGGGCGTCGGCGGCAGCGCCGGCGTGGTCTGCCGGGACGACGCCGAACAGGCCGCCGCCGAGGCCTCCGTGGACCTCACGCCGGACACGGCCGCCGAGGAGGCCGCGTACCTCAAGGACAGTGCCGCCTTCGGCGCCGGCTGCGCCCGCCGCTCCGGCACGGTCCTCCCGTACACCACGACCAGCGCCACCGCCCGCGACCTGGACCTGATCCGACAGGTCCTCGGGGACGAGAAGCTGCACTACTTCGGCATGTCGTACGGGACGCAGCTCGGCGGCACGTACGCCCATCTGTTCCCGAAGAACGTGGGCCGGCTCGTCCTCGACGCGGTCGTCGACCCGACAGCGGACACCGCCGGGCACGCCCGCCACCAGACGATCGGCTTCCAGCGGGCCCTGGACAACTACCTGAAGAGCACCGGCCAGGACCCGAAGGCCGGGACGGAGCGGATCACGCGCCTGCTGCGGAAGCTGGACCGCGAGCCGCTGACCGTCGGCGAGCGCCGGCTGACCGAGGGCCTCGCGCTCACGGGCATCGCGGTCACGCTGTACGGGCAGGCCAACTGGTCCCTGCTCACCCAGGCCCTCGAGGAGGCCGAGCGGGGCAGCGGCCGCACCCTGCTCCAGCTCGCCGACTGGTACAACGACCGCGACGAGAAGGGCCATTACGCGACCCAGTCGCACTCCCAGCGGGCGATCTCCTGTGCCGACTCCAGCGAGCGGCCGACCGCCGCGCAGGCGAAGGCGCTGATCCCCGAGTTCCGCGGGCTCTCCCCCGTCTTCGGGGCGTTCCTCGCCTGGGACACGGCCGGCTGGTGCGCGGACTGGCCGGTGAAGGGCGAGCGGTCGACGCCGCAGGCGAGCGCGCCGGGCGCGGCCCCGATCCTGGTCGTCGGCACGACCGGCGACCCGGCGACCCCGTACGAGGGCGCGGAGAAGATGGCGAAGGAGCTCGGCGAGGGCGTCGGCGTCCTGGTCACGAACAAGGGCGAGGGACACGGGGCCTACGGCACCTCGCCGTGCGTGACGAAGAAGGTCGACGCGTACTTCCTGAAGGGCACGGTCCCGGCGTACGGCACGACCTGCGGGTGA
- a CDS encoding alpha/beta hydrolase, translating into MPISAAQRAALITATTVLLAAGCSDGGGDATEATKPSGSAGLSSLAAQKLVWAPCTAPSAAEGGGTAPSPLPDGTAWECSFLQAPLDWSVPEGETIELALIRARARAGGDARIGSLVFNFGGPGGSGITGLPGFAEEYESLRSRYDLVSFDPRGVGRSDPVECATDKELDAYYALDFTPDDEAEERTLSDAQKRYAAGCEKDAGAALPHVGTENAARDMDLMRQVLGDDKLHYFGISYGTELGGVYAHLFPQNVGRAVLDAVVDPDAGVEEGALGQAKGFQLALDNFAQDCVDRGDECALPGTSVAEVESFITDLLAELDKKPIPGIGSRELTQTQATNGIAQTLYSKDFWPYLEQGLEAADGGDGALLLSLSDSMNGRGQTGSYSNIQAANAAINCVDFKERYTLGQAKERLGEFREASPVFGDFMGWALSSCSQWPVPGTWDHPDVSAPGSAPILVVGTTGDPATPYEGTRAMVNALGKGVGVELTYEGEGHGAYNSGNACVKKAVDAYLLAGKAPTSGTVCK; encoded by the coding sequence ATGCCGATCTCCGCCGCCCAGCGCGCCGCCCTGATCACCGCCACGACCGTGCTGCTCGCCGCCGGCTGTTCGGACGGGGGCGGGGACGCCACGGAGGCGACGAAGCCGAGCGGCTCGGCCGGACTCTCGTCGCTCGCGGCGCAGAAGCTGGTCTGGGCTCCCTGCACGGCGCCGTCCGCCGCCGAGGGCGGCGGGACCGCGCCCTCGCCGCTGCCCGACGGCACCGCCTGGGAGTGCTCCTTCCTCCAGGCACCGCTGGACTGGTCGGTGCCGGAGGGCGAGACCATCGAGCTGGCCCTCATCCGGGCCCGGGCACGCGCCGGCGGCGACGCCCGGATCGGCTCGCTCGTCTTCAACTTCGGCGGGCCCGGCGGCTCCGGCATCACCGGCCTGCCGGGCTTCGCCGAGGAGTACGAGAGCCTGCGCTCCCGCTACGACCTGGTCTCCTTCGACCCGCGCGGGGTCGGCCGCAGCGACCCCGTCGAGTGCGCCACCGACAAGGAGCTCGACGCCTACTACGCCCTCGACTTCACGCCCGACGACGAGGCCGAGGAGCGGACCCTCTCCGACGCGCAGAAGCGGTACGCGGCCGGGTGCGAGAAGGACGCCGGCGCGGCCCTGCCGCACGTCGGCACCGAGAACGCCGCCCGGGACATGGACCTGATGCGCCAGGTCCTCGGCGACGACAAGCTGCACTACTTCGGCATCTCGTACGGCACCGAGCTCGGCGGCGTCTACGCCCACCTCTTCCCGCAGAACGTGGGCCGGGCCGTCCTGGACGCCGTCGTCGACCCCGACGCGGGCGTCGAGGAGGGCGCGCTCGGCCAGGCGAAGGGCTTCCAGCTCGCCCTCGACAACTTCGCCCAGGACTGCGTGGACCGGGGCGACGAGTGCGCCCTGCCCGGTACGAGCGTCGCCGAGGTCGAGTCCTTCATCACCGACCTGCTGGCCGAGCTCGACAAGAAGCCGATCCCGGGCATCGGGAGCCGCGAGCTGACCCAGACGCAGGCCACCAACGGCATCGCGCAGACCCTGTACTCCAAGGACTTCTGGCCCTACCTGGAGCAGGGTCTCGAGGCGGCCGACGGCGGCGACGGCGCACTGCTCCTCTCGCTCTCCGACTCGATGAACGGCCGCGGCCAGACCGGCTCGTACAGCAACATCCAGGCCGCCAACGCCGCCATCAACTGCGTGGACTTCAAGGAGCGCTACACGCTCGGTCAGGCGAAGGAGCGGCTCGGCGAGTTCCGCGAGGCCTCTCCCGTCTTCGGCGACTTCATGGGCTGGGCGCTGTCGAGCTGCTCGCAGTGGCCGGTGCCGGGCACCTGGGACCACCCGGACGTGTCCGCGCCCGGCTCGGCCCCGATCCTGGTCGTCGGCACCACCGGGGACCCGGCCACGCCGTACGAGGGCACGCGGGCGATGGTGAACGCGCTCGGCAAGGGCGTCGGCGTGGAGCTGACGTACGAGGGCGAGGGCCACGGCGCCTACAACAGCGGCAACGCCTGCGTGAAGAAGGCCGTGGACGCGTACCTCCTGGCCGGGAAGGCGCCGACCTCCGGAACCGTCTGCAAGTGA
- a CDS encoding lysylphosphatidylglycerol synthase transmembrane domain-containing protein yields MGQDTQPPEEAHPDMPERVSGDEPLLAARVHRPSDLMRLLAGLLAIGLVIAVAAFAHATTSGLEEDINKGAVGAPDVFVKIAGLVSSIAVLLVPVAFAIERLIKRDGLRIADGVLAAVLAHGVTLATDLWVAQAAPGTIQDALTQPQSGGGLTDPVHNYLAPVIAYMTAVGMARRPRWRVSLWAVLLLDAFTMLVAGYTTALSIVLTVLIGWTVAYGTLYAVGSPNVRPTGQTLLAGLRRVGFRPVTALRAEGVPDSSDIGDRGRRYIVTLEDGPPLDVTVVDREQQAHGFFYRVWRRITLRTITTRRSIVSLRQALEQEALLAYAAIAAGANAPKLIATSELGPDAVMLVYEHIGGRSLDSLDDKEITDELVRSAWRQVRALQSRRIAHRRLAGDAILVDRSGRVFLTDLRGGEIAAGDLVLRMDIAQLLTTLGLRVGAERAVAAAVEVLGPDSVAGCMPLLQPIALSRSTRATLRRLARERSKREREAVLAASEAAKRERELAKAEAATTTAVDRTDGRTENVRAEKAERAEKKADKKAEKRALDTALDEAREEDLLAQIRRQVLLIRPQAPVEPVRLERIKPRTLVSLIAGAVAAYFLLSQIARTPLSTISQADWRWVAAAVLFSAVSYVAAAMSLLGFVPERVGFWRTVVAQVAGSFVKIVAPAAVGGVALNTRFLQRAGVRPGLAVASVGASQLFGLGAHILLLLSFGYLTGTEKSQSFTPSRTVIAGLLTVAVLVLVVTAIPFMRKFVSTRLRSLFAGVVPRMLDVLQRPMKLLTGIGGMLLLTGVFVLCLDASIRAFSHGNQTVSYASVAVVFLAGNALGSAAPTPGGVGAVEGALTFGLVAVGLPLEVATPAVLLYRLLTLWIPVLPGWICFNWLTKREAL; encoded by the coding sequence ATGGGGCAGGACACACAGCCTCCCGAGGAGGCCCACCCCGACATGCCCGAGCGGGTCTCCGGGGACGAACCCCTGCTCGCCGCCCGCGTCCACCGGCCCTCCGACCTGATGCGGCTGCTCGCCGGTCTCCTCGCCATCGGTCTCGTCATCGCCGTCGCCGCCTTCGCCCACGCCACGACGTCGGGCCTGGAAGAGGACATCAACAAGGGTGCCGTCGGCGCCCCGGACGTCTTCGTCAAGATCGCCGGTCTCGTCTCCTCCATCGCGGTCCTGCTGGTCCCGGTCGCCTTCGCCATCGAACGGCTGATCAAACGGGACGGACTGCGCATCGCCGACGGCGTCCTCGCCGCCGTCCTCGCGCACGGCGTCACCCTCGCCACCGACCTCTGGGTCGCCCAGGCGGCGCCCGGCACGATCCAGGACGCGCTGACCCAGCCGCAGTCCGGCGGCGGGCTCACCGACCCCGTACACAACTACCTCGCCCCGGTCATCGCGTACATGACCGCCGTCGGCATGGCCCGCAGGCCCCGCTGGCGGGTGTCGCTCTGGGCGGTGCTGCTGCTCGACGCGTTCACGATGCTGGTGGCCGGCTACACCACCGCGCTCTCGATCGTCCTGACCGTGCTGATCGGCTGGACGGTCGCGTACGGGACGCTGTACGCCGTCGGCTCCCCCAACGTCCGGCCCACCGGGCAGACCCTCCTCGCCGGCCTGCGCAGGGTCGGCTTCCGTCCCGTGACCGCGCTGCGCGCCGAGGGCGTGCCCGACTCCTCGGACATCGGGGACCGGGGCCGCCGGTACATCGTGACCCTGGAGGACGGGCCGCCGCTCGACGTCACCGTCGTCGACCGTGAGCAGCAGGCGCACGGCTTCTTCTACCGGGTGTGGCGGCGGATCACGCTGCGGACGATCACCACCCGCCGGTCGATCGTCTCGCTGCGCCAGGCCCTGGAGCAGGAGGCGCTCCTCGCCTACGCGGCCATCGCCGCCGGGGCGAACGCGCCGAAGCTGATCGCGACCTCGGAGCTCGGGCCGGACGCCGTGATGCTCGTCTACGAGCACATCGGCGGCCGGAGCCTGGACTCGCTGGACGACAAGGAGATCACCGACGAGCTGGTGCGCAGCGCCTGGCGGCAGGTGCGGGCGCTCCAGTCGCGCCGGATCGCGCACCGCAGGCTCGCGGGTGACGCGATTCTGGTGGATCGTTCCGGCAGGGTGTTCCTGACCGACCTGCGGGGCGGTGAGATCGCGGCCGGGGACCTGGTCCTGCGGATGGACATCGCCCAGCTGCTCACCACCCTCGGCCTGCGCGTCGGGGCGGAGCGGGCGGTCGCGGCGGCCGTGGAGGTCCTCGGACCCGACAGCGTCGCCGGCTGCATGCCGCTGCTCCAGCCGATCGCGCTGAGCCGCTCCACGCGCGCGACGCTGCGGAGGCTGGCGCGGGAGCGGTCGAAGCGCGAGCGCGAGGCCGTGCTCGCGGCGTCCGAGGCGGCCAAGCGCGAGCGGGAGCTCGCGAAGGCCGAGGCCGCGACCACGACCGCGGTGGACCGGACGGACGGGCGGACCGAGAACGTACGGGCCGAGAAGGCCGAGAGGGCCGAGAAGAAGGCGGACAAGAAGGCCGAGAAGCGGGCCCTCGACACGGCGCTCGACGAGGCCCGCGAGGAGGACCTGCTCGCGCAGATCCGCCGGCAGGTGCTGCTGATCCGTCCGCAGGCGCCGGTGGAGCCGGTCCGTCTGGAGCGGATCAAGCCGCGGACGCTGGTCAGTCTGATCGCGGGCGCCGTCGCCGCCTACTTCCTGCTGTCGCAGATCGCGCGTACGCCGCTGTCGACGATCAGCCAGGCGGACTGGCGGTGGGTGGCGGCGGCCGTCCTGTTCTCGGCGGTCAGCTACGTGGCGGCGGCGATGAGCCTGCTGGGCTTCGTACCGGAGCGGGTCGGGTTCTGGCGGACGGTGGTGGCCCAGGTCGCCGGCTCGTTCGTGAAGATCGTCGCCCCGGCGGCGGTCGGCGGTGTCGCCCTGAACACCCGCTTCCTCCAGCGCGCGGGTGTGCGACCGGGGCTCGCGGTCGCGAGCGTCGGCGCCTCGCAGCTCTTCGGGCTCGGGGCGCACATCCTGCTCCTGCTCTCCTTCGGCTATCTGACGGGGACGGAGAAGTCGCAGTCGTTCACGCCGTCGAGGACGGTCATCGCCGGACTGCTGACGGTCGCGGTGCTCGTCCTGGTCGTGACCGCCATCCCGTTCATGCGGAAGTTCGTGTCGACGCGGCTGCGCTCGCTCTTCGCCGGTGTGGTGCCGCGCATGCTGGACGTCCTCCAGCGGCCGATGAAGCTGCTGACCGGCATCGGCGGGATGCTCCTCCTGACCGGTGTGTTCGTCCTCTGCCTGGACGCCTCGATCCGGGCCTTCAGCCACGGGAACCAGACGGTCAGCTACGCGAGCGTGGCCGTCGTCTTCCTCGCGGGCAACGCGCTCGGCTCGGCGGCGCCCACCCCGGGCGGTGTCGGCGCGGTCGAGGGTGCGCTCACCTTCGGCCTGGTCGCCGTCGGCCTGCCCCTGGAGGTCGCCACCCCGGCGGTCCTGCTCTACCGCCTGCTCACCCTGTGGATCCCGGTGCTCCCCGGCTGGATCTGCTTCAACTGGCTGACGAAGCGCGAAGCGCTGTAG
- a CDS encoding MGMT family protein — protein MGRMSVEEPVGETGELPEYAERVLDVADGIPPGRVMTYGDVAEWLGEGGPRQVGRVMALYGGSAPWWRVVRADGTLLPGHELRALDHYREEGTPLRAAGPAAEGHVPRIDMRRARWDGTHT, from the coding sequence ATGGGGCGGATGAGCGTGGAGGAACCCGTGGGGGAGACCGGAGAACTGCCCGAGTACGCGGAGCGGGTGCTCGACGTGGCCGACGGGATCCCGCCCGGCCGGGTGATGACCTATGGCGACGTGGCCGAATGGCTGGGCGAGGGGGGACCCCGTCAGGTCGGCCGTGTGATGGCCCTGTACGGCGGGTCGGCGCCGTGGTGGCGCGTGGTCCGCGCGGACGGCACGCTCCTGCCCGGACACGAGCTGAGGGCCCTCGACCACTACCGCGAGGAGGGCACCCCGCTGCGCGCGGCGGGCCCGGCGGCCGAGGGACACGTACCGAGGATCGACATGCGGCGGGCGCGCTGGGACGGAACTCACACCTGA
- a CDS encoding ATP-dependent DNA helicase yields the protein MSSSSTTRHTPHQGQPYPGPGRQRTPGAYRLVRTAPAPLDPPQLDASQREVVDHTGGPLLVLAGPGTGKTTTLVESVAARMERGADPERLLVLTFSRKAAVELRDRMATRLGGRRPPQATTFHSYCYALIRAHQDAELFAEPLRLLSGPEQDLAVRELLAGQIDLEKAGLGRVGWPDELRACLTTRGFADEVRAVLARSRELGLGPDALARFAERVGRPDWKAAAGFLAEYLDVLDLQGVLDYTELVHRAVLLAGSVTLPAYDAVYVDEYQDTDPAQVRLLHALTGGGRGTVVAFGDPDQSIYAFRGADVNGILDFPAAFGGDDVRVLRTSRRAGAELLGATRLLTQRMPLTRLPADKVRAHRELAAARDGGLAEAYTYPTASAEAENIADLLRRAHLEDGVPWQDMAVLTRAAASLPSLRRALTSAGVPVETDAADTPLRHEPAVAPLLLALRAVAKQGGAPPDTRATAEPGAGPTLAAGEPAPTADLVVVEPVPTPDLVVGEAASTPDLVVGMRSAGAGGTSQAELWGRVGTTHDGAALSARPSGRIAATSDAGEPGSPLPTGAADEAPSPETAAGTGTATDTAGWLTVETALELLASPLAGVDPADLRRLGRALRDEERAAGNKVPPPSDVLLARALAEPERLVAHDPAYARGAQRLGKLLQETRALLEAGGTAEEALWVLWNGTPWPGRLERSALRGGPAGRNADRDLDAVCALFETAARAEERVGGRGVLNFLEELDAQDIAADTLTRRHTRPDAVRLMTAHRSKGLEWGVVVVAGVQEGLWPDLRRRGSLLEADRIGRDGLAEPLTPGALLAEERRLFYVAATRARDRLVVTAVKAPAEDGDQPSRFLAEFGVEPKEVPGRPRRPLAVSALVAELRATTVDPAVSPALRDAAAHRLASLAALADEEGQPLVPAAHPDRWWGLFEPTHSTVPLRDRDRPVALSPSALENLATTCSLQWFLGREVKAAAPATAAQGFGNVVHVLADEVASGRTPADLDVLMTRLDSVWDALAFDAPWKSAQEKAHARVALERFLRWHVMDRGGRTPAASEHGFDVTLEAGEYEVRIRGSMDRVETDEHGRAYVVDFKTGKSAPTKDEVTHHPQLAVYQLAVREGALDEVFDGHRPEPGGAELVQLRQPAPKKEGGDALPKVQAQEPLAGEWVGDLLATAAGRVLDERFTPTTGQHCTNCAFRASCSAQPEGRQIVE from the coding sequence GTGAGCTCCTCCTCCACCACCCGGCACACGCCGCACCAGGGACAGCCGTACCCGGGTCCGGGCCGGCAGCGGACCCCGGGCGCGTACCGACTGGTGCGTACCGCGCCGGCCCCGCTGGATCCCCCTCAGCTGGACGCATCCCAGCGGGAAGTGGTTGACCACACCGGCGGACCTCTTCTCGTCCTCGCCGGACCCGGCACCGGAAAGACGACGACGCTCGTGGAGTCGGTCGCCGCCCGGATGGAGCGGGGCGCCGACCCCGAACGCCTCCTCGTCCTCACCTTCAGCCGCAAGGCCGCCGTCGAACTCCGCGACCGGATGGCCACCCGGCTCGGCGGCCGCCGCCCGCCGCAGGCGACGACCTTCCACTCGTACTGCTACGCCCTGATCCGCGCCCACCAGGACGCCGAGCTCTTCGCCGAACCGCTGCGCCTGCTCTCCGGACCCGAGCAGGACCTCGCGGTGCGCGAGCTGCTCGCCGGCCAGATCGACCTGGAGAAGGCGGGCCTCGGGCGGGTCGGATGGCCCGACGAACTGCGCGCCTGCCTCACCACCCGCGGCTTCGCCGACGAGGTACGGGCCGTCCTCGCGCGCTCGCGTGAGCTGGGCCTCGGGCCGGACGCCCTGGCCCGCTTCGCCGAGCGGGTCGGCCGCCCGGACTGGAAGGCGGCGGCCGGCTTCCTCGCCGAGTACCTCGACGTCCTCGACCTCCAGGGCGTCCTCGACTACACGGAGCTCGTCCACCGGGCCGTCCTGCTCGCCGGGAGCGTCACGCTGCCCGCGTACGACGCGGTGTACGTCGACGAGTACCAGGACACCGACCCCGCGCAGGTCCGGCTCCTGCACGCGCTCACGGGGGGCGGCCGGGGGACGGTCGTCGCCTTCGGCGACCCGGACCAGTCCATCTACGCCTTCCGCGGCGCCGACGTGAACGGCATCCTCGACTTCCCGGCCGCTTTCGGCGGCGACGACGTGCGCGTCCTGCGCACCTCGCGCCGCGCGGGCGCGGAGCTGCTCGGGGCGACCCGGCTGCTCACCCAGCGGATGCCGCTGACCCGGCTCCCCGCCGACAAGGTCCGGGCGCACCGCGAGCTCGCGGCGGCGCGGGACGGGGGCCTGGCGGAGGCGTACACGTACCCCACGGCCTCGGCGGAGGCGGAGAACATCGCCGACCTGCTGCGCCGGGCGCATCTGGAGGACGGCGTCCCCTGGCAGGACATGGCGGTCCTCACCCGCGCCGCCGCCTCCCTCCCGTCCCTGCGCCGCGCCCTCACCTCGGCGGGAGTCCCGGTCGAAACGGACGCCGCGGACACCCCCCTCCGCCACGAACCCGCCGTGGCCCCGCTGCTGCTCGCGCTTCGCGCGGTGGCGAAGCAGGGGGGTGCGCCCCCGGACACCCGGGCCACGGCCGAGCCCGGAGCCGGGCCGACCCTGGCCGCGGGCGAGCCCGCGCCTACGGCGGACCTGGTTGTGGTTGAGCCTGTGCCTACGCCGGACCTGGTTGTGGGCGAGGCCGCGTCTACGCCGGACCTGGTTGTGGGCATGCGTTCCGCCGGGGCTGGGGGTACCTCCCAGGCGGAGCTCTGGGGGAGGGTGGGCACAACCCACGACGGCGCCGCACTGTCGGCCCGCCCCTCCGGTCGTATCGCCGCCACGTCTGACGCGGGCGAGCCCGGTTCGCCCCTGCCCACGGGCGCGGCCGACGAGGCCCCGTCCCCGGAGACGGCCGCCGGCACTGGCACCGCCACCGACACCGCCGGCTGGCTCACCGTCGAGACCGCGCTCGAACTGCTCGCCTCCCCCCTCGCCGGAGTGGACCCCGCCGACCTCCGCCGCCTCGGCCGCGCCCTGCGCGACGAGGAACGCGCCGCCGGCAACAAGGTCCCGCCCCCCTCCGACGTCCTGCTCGCCCGCGCCCTCGCCGAGCCCGAGCGCCTCGTCGCGCACGACCCCGCCTACGCCCGCGGCGCCCAGCGGCTCGGGAAGCTCCTCCAGGAGACCCGGGCGCTCCTCGAAGCGGGCGGCACCGCCGAGGAGGCCCTCTGGGTGCTCTGGAACGGCACCCCATGGCCCGGGCGCCTGGAGCGCTCCGCCCTGCGCGGCGGCCCCGCCGGCCGCAACGCCGACAGGGACCTCGACGCCGTCTGCGCCCTCTTCGAGACCGCCGCCCGCGCCGAGGAACGCGTCGGTGGCCGCGGTGTCCTCAACTTCCTCGAAGAGCTCGACGCCCAGGACATCGCCGCCGACACCCTCACCCGCCGCCACACCCGCCCCGACGCCGTCCGCCTCATGACCGCCCACCGTTCCAAGGGCCTCGAATGGGGCGTCGTGGTCGTCGCCGGCGTCCAGGAGGGCCTCTGGCCCGACCTGCGCCGCCGCGGCTCCCTCCTCGAAGCCGACCGCATCGGCCGCGACGGCCTCGCCGAGCCCCTCACCCCCGGCGCCCTCCTCGCCGAGGAGCGCCGCCTCTTCTACGTCGCCGCCACCCGCGCCCGCGACCGCCTCGTCGTCACCGCCGTGAAGGCACCGGCGGAGGACGGCGACCAGCCCTCCCGTTTCCTCGCCGAGTTCGGCGTCGAGCCGAAGGAGGTGCCCGGCCGCCCCCGCCGCCCCCTCGCCGTCTCCGCCCTCGTCGCGGAGCTCCGCGCGACGACCGTCGACCCGGCCGTCTCGCCCGCGCTCCGCGACGCCGCCGCCCACCGCCTCGCCTCCCTCGCCGCGCTCGCCGACGAGGAGGGCCAGCCGCTGGTGCCCGCCGCGCACCCGGACCGCTGGTGGGGCCTGTTCGAACCGACGCACAGCACGGTGCCGCTGCGCGACCGCGACCGGCCCGTCGCCCTCTCGCCGAGCGCCCTGGAGAACCTCGCCACCACCTGCTCCCTCCAGTGGTTCCTGGGCCGCGAGGTCAAGGCCGCGGCCCCCGCCACCGCCGCCCAGGGCTTCGGCAACGTCGTGCACGTCCTCGCCGACGAGGTCGCCTCCGGCCGCACCCCCGCCGACCTCGACGTCCTCATGACCCGCCTGGACTCCGTGTGGGACGCCCTCGCCTTCGACGCGCCCTGGAAGTCGGCCCAGGAGAAGGCCCACGCGCGCGTGGCGCTGGAGCGCTTCCTGCGGTGGCACGTCATGGACCGCGGCGGCCGCACTCCCGCCGCCTCCGAGCACGGTTTCGACGTGACCCTGGAGGCGGGGGAGTACGAGGTCCGGATCCGCGGCTCCATGGACCGCGTCGAGACCGACGAGCACGGCCGTGCGTACGTCGTCGACTTCAAGACCGGCAAGTCCGCCCCCACCAAGGACGAGGTCACCCACCACCCGCAGCTCGCCGTCTACCAGCTGGCGGTCCGCGAGGGCGCGCTCGACGAGGTCTTCGACGGGCACAGGCCGGAGCCGGGCGGCGCCGAACTCGTACAGCTGCGGCAGCCCGCCCCCAAGAAGGAGGGCGGGGACGCCCTGCCGAAGGTCCAGGCCCAGGAGCCCCTGGCCGGGGAGTGGGTCGGCGACCTGCTGGCGACCGCCGCCGGCCGGGTCCTCGACGAGCGCTTCACCCCCACCACGGGCCAGCACTGCACGAACTGCGCCTTCCGCGCCTCGTGCAGCGCCCAGCCGGAGGGCCGCCAGATCGTCGAATGA